A DNA window from Syngnathus typhle isolate RoL2023-S1 ecotype Sweden linkage group LG2, RoL_Styp_1.0, whole genome shotgun sequence contains the following coding sequences:
- the mafba gene encoding transcription factor MafB — protein MLQQVSAQRWMNQKNYCMKQERREETLIHKSVLATLASSFAYLQKSRDGSMSAELSIGPELPSSPLALEYVNDFDLMKFDVKKEGLAGLERGGVRQCNRLQPQGSVSSTPISTPCSSVPSSPSFSPTEQKNHLEELYWLPSGGYHQQMDPQTLSLTPEDAVEALIGATNHGHPPPPHVQQQLQQQQQQQQGAFEGYRGPHHHHSHHGHGHGHGQQHHHPYAGGMGHHADELSAHPGAHGHPHGQHHHHSNNIQDPDSPSPVSPEAHPTLHHHRHHHHHHHHPHGHLGQSAAHHGSAGGGGGLSVEERFSDDQLVSMSVRELNRHLRGFTKDEVIRLKQKRRTLKNRGYAQSCRFKRVQQKHVLENEKTQLMNQVEQLKAEISRLARERDAYKLKCEKLAGSGSGPSGGFREAGSTSDNPSSPEFFM, from the coding sequence ATGCTACAGCAAGTCAGTGCGCAGCGCTGGATGAACCAAAAGAACTATTGCATGAAACAAGAAAGGAGAGAAGAGACGCTGATTCACAAGTCCGTTTTGGCGACGCTCGCAAGCTCCTTTGCGTACCTGCAAAAGAGTCGCGACGGCAGCATGAGCGCAGAGCTGAGCATTGGCCCGGAGCTACCCAGCAGCCCTCTGGCTCTGGAATATGTCAACGATTTTGACCTGATGAAGTTTGACGTCAAGAAGGAGGGTTTGGCTGGGCTGGAACGCGGGGGAGTGCGTCAGTGCAACCGCCTCCAACCGCAAGGCTCTGTGTCGTCCACGCCAATCAGCACGCCCTGCAGCTCGGTGCCGTCGTCGCCCAGCTTCAGCCCCACGGAGCAAAAGAACCACCTGGAGGAGTTGTACTGGCTGCCCAGCGGGGGCTACCACCAGCAGATGGACCCGCAGACCCTCAGCCTGACCCCCGAGGACGCAGTGGAGGCCCTGATCGGAGCCACGAACCACGGCCACCCTCCGCCTCCGCAcgtccagcagcagctgcagcagcaacagcagcagcagcaaggcgCTTTCGAAGGCTACAGGGGTCCACATCACCACCACAGCCACCACGGCCACGGGCATGGGCACGGCCAACAACACCACCACCCGTACGCGGGGGGCATGGGCCACCACGCCGATGAGCTCTCCGCTCACCCGGGAGCGCACGGCCACCCGCACGGCCAGCATCACCATCACAGCAACAACATCCAGGATCCCGACAGCCCGTCCCCGGTGTCCCCAGAGGCCCACCCGACGCtccaccaccaccgccaccatcaccaccatcaccaccacccgcACGGCCACTTGGGCCAGTCGGCGGCGCACCACGGCTCCGCGGGTGGGGGCGGCGGGCTGAGCGTGGAGGAGCGCTTCTCGGACGACCAGCTGGTGTCCATGTCGGTGCGGGAGCTCAACAGACACCTGCGTGGCTTCACCAAGGACGAAGTCATCCGTCTCAAGCAGAAGCGCAGGACCCTGAAGAATCGCGGCTACGCGCAGTCGTGCAGGTTCAAGCGGGTGCAGCAGAAGCACGTGCTGGAGAACGAGAAGACGCAGCTGATGAACCAAGTGGAGCAGCTCAAGGCGGAAATCAGCCGCTTGGCCAGGGAGAGGGACGCCTACAAACTAAAGTGCGAAAAACTCGCCGGGTCGGGCTCGGGACCCAGCGGCGGATTCCGCGAGGCGGGCTCGACAAGCGACAACCCCTCCTCGCCAGAGTTCTtcatgtga